A genomic region of Limimonas halophila contains the following coding sequences:
- a CDS encoding sulfotransferase family protein — protein sequence MHYLTKRTLRPVPAPGTTLPLLDSVQQALAAGLPRRVPLNRGAGEKPVFIVGAPRSGTTLLRRLLQAGGAIHIPPENHALKGIVWDAARRPRRKWTPTVNAVCSAIEYRSLFADWEMPLRPLAVALTELPADEHSLARIVAAIYREHAARTGAPARWGDKTPLNVLAMDEIRALFPDARFLHIVRDGVDVTHSMVKDGLRPSLHQASTQWARFTRAGELFAARHPEQVLTLHYENLVTAPETELQRICPFAELPLSERMLEVTVDLPGMTDVRRQAHHANVANPVTPTSIGRGRRALSRADRAAIAPYIGAGLARFGYEPAV from the coding sequence ATGCACTACCTGACCAAACGCACGCTCCGGCCGGTGCCGGCGCCGGGCACGACCCTGCCGCTGCTGGACAGCGTGCAGCAGGCGCTGGCGGCCGGACTGCCGCGCCGCGTGCCTCTCAACCGCGGCGCGGGCGAGAAGCCCGTGTTCATCGTGGGCGCACCGCGCTCGGGCACGACCTTGCTCCGCCGCCTGCTGCAAGCGGGCGGCGCCATTCACATCCCGCCGGAAAACCATGCGCTCAAGGGGATCGTCTGGGACGCCGCGCGCCGTCCGCGCCGCAAATGGACTCCCACGGTGAATGCCGTATGTTCCGCCATCGAGTACCGCAGCCTCTTCGCGGACTGGGAGATGCCGCTGCGCCCGCTGGCCGTCGCGCTCACCGAGCTGCCGGCGGACGAGCACAGCCTCGCCCGCATCGTCGCCGCCATCTACCGCGAGCATGCCGCCCGCACCGGCGCGCCCGCGCGGTGGGGCGACAAGACGCCGCTGAACGTGCTGGCGATGGACGAGATCCGCGCGTTGTTCCCCGACGCGCGCTTCCTGCACATCGTGCGCGACGGCGTGGATGTGACGCATTCCATGGTGAAGGACGGCCTGCGGCCCAGCCTGCATCAGGCGTCCACGCAGTGGGCGCGTTTCACCCGCGCGGGCGAGCTCTTCGCCGCCCGGCACCCCGAGCAGGTGCTGACGCTGCACTACGAAAACCTGGTCACCGCCCCGGAAACCGAGCTCCAGCGCATCTGCCCCTTCGCGGAGCTGCCGCTGAGCGAGCGCATGCTGGAGGTCACGGTGGACCTGCCGGGGATGACCGACGTGCGCCGTCAGGCCCATCACGCCAACGTCGCCAACCCGGTGACCCCGACCTCCATCGGCCGCGGGCGCCGCGCGCTGTCCAGGGCGGACCGCGCCGCCATCGCGCCCTACATCGGCGCCGGGCTGGCGCGCTTCGGCTACGAGCCGGCGGTGTGA
- a CDS encoding entericidin A/B family lipoprotein, whose product MRRVLAAVLALGLAAGATACNTAEGFGEDLESAGNALEEEAEENQ is encoded by the coding sequence ATGCGACGCGTGCTGGCCGCTGTGCTGGCGCTGGGCCTGGCCGCCGGCGCCACCGCCTGCAACACCGCCGAGGGCTTCGGCGAGGATCTGGAATCCGCCGGCAACGCGCTGGAGGAAGAGGCCGAGGAGAACCAGTAA
- a CDS encoding MFS transporter — MQLARPAALLALVAGMLVLGLNMGLRQSFGLFLEPMTSAYGLSHAAFSLAIAGQNLLWGALQPLCGALADRFGTARMLAVGGATYTAGLVVMALVPGLTGLHLGAGLLVGIAVAATGIPLVLSAVARVAPADKRSLWLGFAATGGSIGQFVLLPGAQALIDGLGWQHALLALAALSVLGVLVAPALRGRADTGFDGEDAGTLASACSLAARHRGYLLLTAGFFVCGFHVAFVATHLPASVSAAGMPAAVGATAMSLIGLFNIGGSFAAGWAGQRWRKTNVLTGIYLGRAAAIAAFMAAPAEPWAVYAFASVFGVLWLGTVPLTGGVVGQIVGARYMATLFGVVMFSHQIGAFCGAWLGGLSFDLTGSYTAVWAVAAGLGVLAAALHWPITDTPARETARTA; from the coding sequence ATGCAGTTGGCGCGTCCGGCCGCGTTGCTGGCGCTCGTCGCCGGCATGCTGGTGCTCGGCCTCAACATGGGCCTGCGGCAGAGCTTCGGGCTCTTTCTGGAGCCCATGACCTCGGCGTACGGCCTCAGCCACGCGGCGTTTTCCCTCGCGATCGCGGGGCAGAACCTGCTGTGGGGTGCGCTGCAGCCGTTGTGCGGGGCGCTCGCGGACCGCTTCGGCACCGCGCGCATGCTGGCCGTCGGCGGGGCGACCTACACCGCCGGGCTGGTCGTGATGGCGCTGGTGCCGGGGCTGACGGGCCTGCACCTGGGCGCCGGCCTGCTCGTGGGCATCGCCGTGGCGGCGACGGGGATTCCGCTGGTGCTCTCGGCGGTGGCGCGCGTGGCCCCGGCGGACAAGCGCAGCCTCTGGCTCGGGTTCGCCGCGACGGGCGGCTCCATCGGGCAGTTCGTGCTGCTGCCGGGCGCGCAGGCGCTCATCGACGGGCTGGGCTGGCAGCACGCGCTGCTGGCACTGGCGGCGCTGAGCGTCCTGGGCGTGCTCGTGGCCCCGGCCCTGCGCGGGCGCGCGGACACCGGCTTCGACGGCGAGGACGCGGGCACGCTCGCCAGCGCGTGTTCCCTGGCGGCGCGGCATCGGGGCTATCTGCTGCTGACCGCCGGGTTCTTCGTCTGCGGCTTCCACGTCGCGTTCGTCGCCACGCACCTGCCGGCCTCTGTGAGCGCCGCGGGCATGCCGGCGGCCGTGGGCGCGACGGCGATGAGCCTCATCGGGCTGTTCAACATCGGCGGCAGCTTCGCCGCCGGATGGGCGGGGCAGCGCTGGCGCAAGACGAACGTGCTGACGGGCATCTACCTGGGCCGCGCGGCGGCGATCGCGGCCTTCATGGCGGCCCCGGCCGAGCCCTGGGCGGTCTACGCCTTCGCCAGCGTGTTCGGCGTGCTCTGGCTGGGCACGGTGCCGCTGACGGGCGGCGTCGTGGGGCAGATCGTTGGCGCGCGCTACATGGCGACGCTGTTCGGCGTGGTCATGTTCAGCCATCAGATCGGCGCCTTCTGCGGCGCGTGGCTCGGCGGGTTGAGTTTCGATCTCACGGGATCGTACACGGCCGTGTGGGCCGTCGCGGCCGGCCTCGGCGTGCTGGCGGCGGCGCTGCACTGGCCCATCACGGACACGCCCGCGCGCGAGACGGCACGGACGGCATGA
- the rpmB gene encoding 50S ribosomal protein L28, producing MARRCDFTRKGVQAGNNVSHANNKTRRRFLPNIHDTSLYSDALDEMVQVRISTHGLRTVEHNGGLDAFLTGTPDRKLGPDAIKVKRRVEKAKKKREARESAEQPAA from the coding sequence ATGGCACGGCGCTGCGATTTCACCCGGAAGGGCGTTCAGGCGGGCAACAACGTCTCGCACGCGAACAACAAGACGCGGCGGCGCTTCCTGCCCAACATCCACGACACCTCGCTCTACAGCGATGCGCTGGATGAGATGGTGCAGGTGCGCATCAGCACGCACGGCCTGCGCACGGTGGAGCACAACGGCGGCCTCGACGCCTTCCTCACGGGCACGCCCGACCGCAAGCTCGGGCCGGACGCGATCAAGGTGAAGCGCCGCGTCGAGAAGGCGAAGAAGAAGCGCGAGGCGCGCGAGTCGGCGGAACAGCCGGCCGCCTGA
- a CDS encoding esterase-like activity of phytase family protein, protein MLVPHIRLLAVLALAALIAVGGPAAARPLTLTATPLAPVDGAAPGTRVGPLTYLGGVVLDAPEPNFGGLSGLLLRDGGRRLTAVSDAGAWLRAAVDLDARGAPQGVSAARMGRLRDSRSNAILNKTDGDAESLARAAGGGLLVAFEGRHRIRSYGGPDAAARPVPIPDAVADAAPNKGLEAVTKLSDGRLLLIAEGGRTESGLPAWVRAPDGGWRALTYRTRDGFSPTGATGLPGGDALVLERKVKGLLGFRARLRRIPATKIERGEVLDGSILATLKPPLPVDNMEGVASVPATGGGSRLYLLSDDNFLPFQQTVLLAFRLPVETAARSRR, encoded by the coding sequence GTGCTCGTTCCCCACATCCGGCTGCTGGCTGTGCTGGCGCTCGCCGCGCTGATCGCGGTCGGCGGTCCGGCCGCCGCGCGCCCGCTCACGCTGACGGCGACGCCGCTGGCGCCCGTGGACGGCGCCGCGCCCGGCACACGCGTCGGGCCGCTGACCTATCTGGGCGGCGTGGTGCTGGACGCGCCGGAGCCCAATTTCGGCGGGCTGTCGGGCCTCTTGCTGCGCGACGGCGGGCGGCGGCTGACCGCGGTGAGCGACGCCGGCGCCTGGCTGCGTGCGGCGGTGGACCTGGACGCACGGGGCGCGCCGCAGGGCGTTTCGGCGGCCCGCATGGGGCGGCTGCGCGACAGCCGCAGCAACGCGATTCTGAACAAGACCGACGGCGACGCCGAATCGCTCGCCCGCGCGGCCGGCGGCGGGCTGCTCGTCGCCTTCGAGGGCCGGCACCGCATCCGCAGCTATGGCGGCCCCGATGCGGCAGCACGCCCGGTGCCCATCCCGGACGCCGTGGCCGACGCCGCCCCGAACAAGGGGCTGGAGGCGGTCACGAAGCTGAGCGACGGCCGCCTGTTGCTGATCGCGGAAGGCGGAAGAACGGAATCGGGTCTTCCGGCGTGGGTGCGCGCGCCGGACGGCGGCTGGCGCGCGCTCACCTACCGCACGCGCGACGGCTTCAGCCCCACGGGCGCCACGGGCCTGCCCGGCGGTGACGCGCTGGTGCTGGAGCGGAAGGTGAAAGGGCTGCTCGGCTTCCGCGCGCGCTTGCGCCGGATTCCCGCCACCAAGATCGAGCGCGGCGAGGTGCTGGACGGGTCGATCCTGGCGACGCTGAAGCCGCCCCTGCCGGTGGACAACATGGAAGGCGTGGCGAGCGTGCCCGCCACCGGCGGCGGAAGCCGACTCTACCTGCTCAGCGACGACAACTTCCTGCCGTTCCAGCAGACCGTCCTGCTGGCTTTCCGGCTGCCGGTCGAAACGGCCGCGCGAAGCCGGCGCTGA
- a CDS encoding lipopolysaccharide biosynthesis protein: protein MGGTNGASDGRSAAGRALRNAGKLTLGRTGQGVMGFAAIALAARALGTDGLGQLAVLQSVIAAVAGLIRFDTTATVVRYAGGIDGTGEPARLGRLLRFAAGLDGLAALAASLVAVAAVALAGPLVGVPPDLGPVALVYAAGAGVLVLRGTPQGVLQTFDRFGLAAWASVLTPTVRVVGAAALWAADFGLPAFLWLWLGSQVASRGVLIALALRVAHAAGVLRREPGDARGTRDREHGIWAFAWGLNATRAFALVTQHGTILLAGALLGPAGAGLVRVARAVGEVVRKPVQSALSPAVLRELAQQMAAGLSAEQRTTVRRTAATGAVIAAAAFAVVLVAGKPVIEAAFGADYTAAYPAAVLLALANVGSIALAPVRQLIVASGRMVYVVGIPAVGTTVQITVLTMTFLEWGVIGVGIAGLARVAVGAVLLLTGARRIARDQAVPAG from the coding sequence ATGGGCGGGACGAACGGCGCGTCCGACGGCCGGTCGGCGGCCGGGCGGGCGCTTCGCAACGCCGGCAAGCTGACGCTCGGGCGCACGGGGCAGGGCGTGATGGGATTCGCGGCGATCGCCCTTGCCGCCCGGGCGCTCGGGACAGACGGGCTCGGCCAGCTCGCCGTCTTGCAGAGCGTGATCGCCGCCGTGGCCGGGCTCATCCGCTTCGACACCACGGCCACAGTCGTCCGCTACGCAGGCGGGATCGACGGCACGGGCGAGCCCGCGCGATTGGGGCGGCTGTTGCGCTTCGCCGCCGGGTTGGATGGGCTGGCCGCACTTGCCGCGTCCCTCGTGGCGGTGGCGGCGGTCGCGCTGGCCGGGCCGCTCGTCGGGGTGCCCCCCGATCTCGGGCCGGTGGCGCTCGTGTACGCGGCGGGCGCCGGGGTGCTCGTGCTGCGCGGCACGCCGCAGGGGGTATTGCAGACGTTCGACCGCTTCGGCCTCGCGGCCTGGGCGAGCGTGCTGACGCCGACGGTGCGCGTGGTGGGGGCGGCCGCCCTGTGGGCGGCGGACTTCGGCCTCCCGGCGTTCCTGTGGCTGTGGCTGGGCAGCCAGGTCGCCAGCCGGGGGGTGCTCATCGCGCTTGCGCTGCGGGTCGCGCACGCGGCCGGCGTCTTGCGCCGCGAGCCGGGGGATGCACGCGGAACCCGCGACCGCGAGCACGGCATCTGGGCCTTCGCCTGGGGGCTCAACGCGACGCGCGCCTTCGCGCTGGTGACGCAGCACGGCACCATCCTGCTCGCCGGCGCGCTGCTCGGTCCCGCCGGCGCCGGGCTGGTGCGCGTGGCCCGCGCCGTCGGCGAGGTCGTGCGCAAGCCGGTCCAATCCGCGCTTTCGCCCGCCGTGCTGCGGGAGCTGGCGCAGCAGATGGCGGCGGGCCTGTCGGCGGAGCAGCGAACCACCGTCCGCCGCACGGCCGCCACGGGGGCGGTCATCGCCGCGGCGGCCTTCGCGGTGGTGCTCGTCGCCGGCAAGCCGGTGATCGAGGCCGCGTTCGGCGCCGATTACACGGCGGCCTACCCCGCCGCGGTGCTGCTGGCGCTGGCCAACGTCGGCTCGATCGCGCTGGCGCCGGTGCGGCAGTTGATCGTGGCCTCGGGCCGCATGGTCTACGTTGTGGGTATCCCGGCCGTGGGAACGACGGTTCAGATAACGGTGCTTACGATGACGTTCCTGGAATGGGGCGTCATCGGCGTCGGGATCGCCGGGCTCGCCCGCGTGGCCGTGGGGGCGGTGCTCCTGCTCACCGGCGCGCGGCGGATCGCGCGGGACCAGGCCGTCCCGGCCGGGTGA
- a CDS encoding glycosyltransferase family 2 protein gives MTEPAPMRDVTAGVKAFLRQAELRDTLTALTGHGLHEVIVADDSGIGPEREALYAELREVLPLRVIELPYDSGASAGRNAVARACITPYLLMLDDDLIVPDNLAAMRRAVDASRELGGVSCIWREHGRLSSCAANLYRVGRRLYKDIGRGPACVPRPDGKRLPVYDIVEQSVLFRTETFDDVLWDEHFTIMREHVDFFLQHKALGRWRFAVVPEVVMRHEKTPKTAGSDYAALRYGRERKRAADDHFRAKWDLHGVVEGRWQHAHERPVKRALNHAALLAHLRLGRTQPIGMPAGSLDGAQVDAVGG, from the coding sequence ATGACCGAGCCGGCACCGATGCGCGACGTCACGGCCGGCGTGAAGGCCTTCCTGCGCCAGGCCGAGCTGCGGGACACGCTCACCGCGCTGACCGGGCACGGCTTGCACGAGGTGATCGTCGCCGACGACAGCGGCATCGGGCCGGAGCGCGAGGCGCTCTATGCCGAGCTGCGGGAAGTTCTGCCGCTGCGCGTGATCGAACTACCCTACGACAGCGGCGCCTCCGCCGGGCGCAACGCGGTCGCGCGGGCCTGCATCACGCCCTACCTGCTGATGCTGGACGACGACCTGATCGTCCCCGACAACCTCGCGGCCATGCGCCGGGCAGTGGACGCCAGCCGCGAGCTGGGCGGGGTGTCGTGCATCTGGCGCGAGCACGGGCGGCTGTCGTCCTGCGCCGCCAACCTCTACCGCGTGGGCCGGCGGCTGTATAAGGACATTGGCCGCGGTCCGGCGTGTGTGCCGCGCCCGGACGGGAAGCGCCTGCCCGTCTACGACATCGTGGAGCAGAGCGTCCTGTTCCGCACGGAGACCTTCGACGACGTGCTGTGGGACGAGCACTTCACCATCATGCGCGAGCATGTGGACTTCTTTTTGCAGCACAAGGCGCTCGGGCGCTGGCGTTTCGCCGTGGTGCCCGAAGTGGTGATGCGCCACGAGAAAACGCCCAAGACCGCCGGCAGCGACTACGCCGCGCTGCGCTACGGCCGCGAGCGCAAGCGGGCCGCCGACGACCACTTCCGCGCCAAGTGGGACCTCCACGGCGTCGTGGAGGGGCGCTGGCAGCACGCCCACGAGCGCCCCGTGAAGCGGGCGCTCAACCACGCGGCGCTGCTGGCGCACCTGCGCCTGGGGCGCACGCAGCCGATCGGGATGCCGGCCGGCAGCCTGGACGGGGCTCAGGTGGATGCGGTGGGCGGATAG
- the meaB gene encoding methylmalonyl Co-A mutase-associated GTPase MeaB, translating to MTTDVDQLAARIRGGDRRALARAITLVESTRADHRATATELLDRVVDATGTAVRLGISGVPGVGKSTFIEAFGLNLTRRGKRVAVLAVDPTSARTGGAILGDKTRMQELARTPEAFIRPSPTGGTLGGVARRTREAMLLCEAAGFDVVIVETVGVGQAEITVSEMVDLFLLLLLPGAGDDLQGIKKGISEIADVLVVNKADSGQESAAEAAAAAYTDALRIVGADPTVLTCSALEGRGIDAVWAAVRDRRAEMQASGTLDRRRSEQADRWMWAAVEDTLLHDFRTDPAVAERLPAVEAAVREGRMAPGAAARELLAAFRNPARKSA from the coding sequence ATGACGACGGATGTGGACCAGCTCGCCGCGCGCATCCGGGGCGGCGACCGCCGCGCGTTGGCGCGCGCCATCACGCTCGTGGAATCCACGCGCGCCGACCACCGCGCCACGGCGACGGAGCTGCTCGACCGCGTGGTGGACGCGACGGGGACGGCCGTGCGGCTCGGCATCTCGGGCGTGCCGGGGGTGGGCAAGTCCACCTTCATCGAGGCGTTCGGCCTGAACCTCACGCGCCGGGGCAAGCGCGTGGCCGTGCTGGCGGTCGACCCGACCTCCGCGCGCACGGGCGGCGCCATCCTGGGCGACAAGACCCGCATGCAGGAACTGGCGCGCACGCCCGAGGCCTTCATCCGGCCCTCGCCGACGGGCGGGACGCTCGGCGGCGTGGCGCGGCGCACGCGCGAGGCCATGCTGCTGTGCGAGGCGGCGGGCTTCGACGTCGTGATCGTGGAGACGGTCGGCGTGGGGCAGGCGGAGATCACCGTCTCCGAGATGGTCGACCTCTTCCTGCTGCTGCTCCTGCCGGGCGCGGGCGACGACCTCCAGGGCATCAAGAAGGGCATCTCCGAGATCGCCGACGTCCTCGTGGTCAACAAGGCGGACAGCGGGCAGGAATCCGCCGCCGAGGCCGCGGCGGCCGCCTACACGGACGCGCTGCGCATCGTCGGCGCCGATCCCACGGTGCTCACCTGCTCGGCGCTGGAGGGGCGCGGCATCGACGCCGTCTGGGCGGCCGTGCGGGATCGCCGCGCCGAGATGCAGGCGAGCGGGACGCTGGACCGCCGCCGCTCGGAGCAGGCCGACCGCTGGATGTGGGCGGCGGTGGAGGACACGCTGCTGCACGACTTCCGCACCGACCCGGCCGTGGCCGAGCGCCTGCCCGCCGTGGAGGCCGCCGTGCGCGAGGGCCGCATGGCCCCCGGCGCCGCCGCCCGCGAGCTGCTGGCCGCCTTTCGCAACCCCGCTCGCAAGAGCGCGTGA
- a CDS encoding endonuclease domain-containing protein has product MAHRTRRARTLRRQGTDAEHVLWRHLRNRRLNCAKFRRQEPIGPYVADFCCREAGIIVEVDGGQHAEDTARDDRRTRCLNGHGYTVLRFWNTDVLKNLDGVLAVIARHLPAIS; this is encoded by the coding sequence ATGGCGCACCGTACACGCCGGGCGCGCACTCTGCGCCGGCAGGGCACCGACGCCGAACACGTGCTTTGGCGCCACCTGCGCAATCGCCGCCTCAACTGCGCCAAGTTTCGGCGCCAAGAGCCCATAGGGCCCTACGTCGCGGATTTCTGTTGCCGTGAAGCGGGCATCATCGTGGAAGTGGATGGCGGCCAACACGCGGAAGACACCGCCCGCGACGACCGTCGCACCCGGTGCTTGAACGGCCACGGCTACACCGTTCTTCGCTTTTGGAACACCGATGTGCTGAAGAATCTGGATGGCGTGCTTGCAGTAATCGCACGCCACCTTCCGGCGATATCCTGA
- a CDS encoding VOC family protein, which translates to MTPRITHIALHVADLEACAAFYREVCGLREVHARDSQDLPGRVVWLAAPGQERSFVIVLLPGGPGHHGGERDFSHIGFAVETRDAVDAMAEEGRRRGCLALAPKQDEYPAGYFCVLLDPDGTAVEFSHGQPLGPGAEAADRQVLGE; encoded by the coding sequence ATGACGCCGCGGATCACCCACATCGCGCTGCACGTTGCCGATCTGGAGGCCTGCGCGGCCTTCTACCGCGAGGTCTGCGGCCTGCGCGAGGTGCACGCGCGCGACAGCCAGGACCTGCCCGGGCGCGTCGTCTGGCTGGCCGCGCCGGGGCAGGAGCGCAGCTTCGTCATCGTCCTGCTGCCGGGCGGGCCGGGGCATCACGGCGGCGAGCGCGATTTCTCCCACATCGGCTTCGCCGTGGAGACGCGCGATGCGGTCGATGCCATGGCCGAGGAAGGCCGCCGCCGCGGCTGCCTGGCGCTGGCGCCCAAGCAGGACGAATACCCGGCGGGCTACTTCTGTGTCCTCCTCGACCCCGACGGCACGGCCGTCGAGTTCTCGCACGGCCAGCCGCTCGGCCCGGGGGCCGAGGCGGCCGACCGACAGGTGCTAGGCGAATGA
- a CDS encoding class I SAM-dependent methyltransferase, giving the protein MSWTAWLERGRAGSRRGIGPGRGDGALPPRDLRTSTDVRDVGRPGPDTRELFARALGLPGAFNLDDCGHFQLVLTLQRLSGLTGDLLEIGTHGGRSAAIMAACLGPGETLVCCDPFDLPDAQGNASKRTPDRVLANIRAAVPDLPNAAVRFHRCFSEDLALAPGDRFRFAHVDGDHSEARTHADLVLCREHLLPGGVVVLDDHGHPAYPGVEAAARRFLDTHPDMRVLAELNRHGAAGRKLYLYRAMAVGGLDAAPSDG; this is encoded by the coding sequence ATGAGCTGGACGGCATGGCTCGAGCGCGGGCGCGCGGGATCTCGGCGCGGGATCGGCCCCGGCCGCGGGGATGGCGCCCTGCCGCCCCGCGACCTGCGCACCAGTACGGACGTGCGCGACGTGGGCCGGCCCGGCCCCGACACGCGCGAGTTGTTCGCGCGGGCGCTGGGCCTGCCGGGCGCCTTCAACCTGGACGACTGCGGCCACTTTCAGCTCGTCCTCACGCTCCAGCGCTTGTCGGGGCTGACCGGCGATCTGCTGGAAATCGGCACGCACGGCGGGCGCAGCGCGGCCATCATGGCGGCCTGCCTCGGCCCCGGCGAGACGCTGGTGTGCTGCGATCCCTTCGACCTTCCGGACGCCCAGGGCAATGCCAGCAAGCGCACGCCCGACCGGGTGCTGGCGAACATCCGCGCGGCCGTGCCGGACCTGCCGAACGCGGCGGTGCGCTTTCACCGCTGCTTCAGCGAGGATCTGGCGCTGGCGCCCGGCGACCGTTTTCGCTTCGCTCACGTCGACGGCGACCACAGCGAGGCGCGCACGCACGCGGATCTCGTGCTGTGCCGGGAGCATCTGCTTCCCGGCGGCGTGGTGGTGCTGGACGACCACGGCCACCCGGCCTATCCGGGGGTGGAGGCGGCGGCGCGCCGTTTTCTCGACACGCATCCCGACATGCGCGTGTTGGCGGAGCTGAACCGCCACGGCGCCGCCGGGCGCAAGCTCTATCTGTACCGGGCCATGGCCGTGGGCGGGCTTGACGCTGCGCCGTCCGATGGCTAG
- the rarD gene encoding EamA family transporter RarD, with product MTRDDQRLQGGALTLSAFIAWGLLPLYFKAVSTVPALQLLAHRALWAAVLLLVIVSVLGRWRAIRDTLATRRTRWMLVASTLLIATNWLTFIYATQVGRVIEISLGYYINPLVNILLGVLVLRERLNAFQGAAVALAVAGVTNLAVQTAGLPWPSLVVAGSFGLYGLIRKTTQLASLDGLFLETGLMAPIAAAYLAYTEVQGTGALFNGDAMLDVLLLMAGVVTAVPLLLFASGARRITYTAVGFFQYLAPTGHFLLAVFVFGEPFQPEVQGVTFACIWTALAIFSADTLRRYRQVPAAAR from the coding sequence ATGACCAGAGACGATCAGCGGCTTCAGGGCGGGGCGCTCACGCTCTCCGCCTTCATCGCGTGGGGGCTGCTGCCCCTCTACTTCAAGGCGGTGAGCACGGTGCCGGCGCTGCAGCTTCTGGCGCACCGGGCGCTGTGGGCGGCGGTGCTGTTGCTGGTGATCGTGAGCGTCCTGGGGCGCTGGCGCGCCATCCGCGACACGCTCGCCACCCGGCGGACGCGCTGGATGCTGGTCGCCAGCACGCTGCTGATCGCGACCAACTGGCTGACCTTCATTTACGCCACGCAGGTCGGCCGCGTGATCGAGATCTCGCTGGGCTACTACATCAACCCGCTGGTCAACATTCTGCTGGGCGTGCTGGTGCTTCGCGAGCGCCTGAACGCCTTTCAGGGGGCGGCCGTGGCCCTGGCGGTGGCGGGCGTGACCAACCTGGCCGTGCAGACGGCGGGGCTGCCGTGGCCGTCGCTGGTGGTGGCCGGCTCGTTCGGGCTTTACGGCCTGATCCGCAAGACGACGCAGCTGGCCTCGCTGGACGGGCTGTTCCTGGAAACGGGCCTGATGGCGCCGATCGCGGCCGCGTATCTGGCCTACACCGAGGTCCAGGGGACGGGCGCGCTTTTCAACGGCGATGCGATGCTGGACGTTCTGCTGCTGATGGCGGGCGTGGTGACGGCGGTGCCGCTGCTGCTGTTCGCGAGTGGGGCGCGGCGGATCACCTACACCGCCGTCGGCTTCTTCCAGTACCTTGCACCGACGGGACACTTTCTGCTGGCGGTCTTCGTCTTCGGCGAGCCCTTCCAGCCAGAGGTCCAGGGCGTGACCTTCGCCTGCATCTGGACCGCGCTGGCCATCTTTTCCGCCGACACCCTGCGGCGCTACCGCCAAGTGCCGGCGGCGGCGCGATAG
- a CDS encoding glycosyltransferase family 2 protein → MSRIPLPDVTVGIKAFMRQESLRNTLESLTPFDVHAVVVADDSGIDSDRRALYDEMAEKLPLTVIEPPRDTGVSVGRNRIFDACDSAYLLLLDDDHVVPENIGELREILEAHPELGGVSGIWSEWGTYRSGACNLYRLGPYLYRDVGPEPETAATPRGGTLHYYDSIPLSTLFRAEALKDVRWDESFKIGKAHLDFFLQHKVLGKWRFAITPSVVIGHYPATGTTVPKDRRPDTGYIRMRRGSDRLRRSQDHLNRKWGVRGAFTGCTHISTDNRGWKLFKHYALRPIVRLKPGL, encoded by the coding sequence GTGAGCCGCATCCCGCTGCCCGACGTAACCGTCGGCATCAAGGCTTTCATGCGCCAGGAATCCCTGCGCAACACCCTGGAGTCCCTGACGCCCTTCGATGTCCACGCGGTCGTGGTCGCCGACGACAGCGGCATCGATAGCGACCGGCGGGCGCTCTACGACGAGATGGCGGAAAAGCTGCCGCTCACCGTGATCGAGCCGCCGCGGGACACGGGTGTGTCGGTGGGGCGCAACCGCATCTTCGACGCCTGCGACAGCGCCTACCTGCTGCTGCTGGACGACGACCACGTGGTGCCGGAGAACATCGGCGAGCTGCGCGAAATCCTGGAAGCGCACCCGGAACTGGGCGGCGTGTCGGGTATCTGGTCGGAGTGGGGCACCTATCGCTCGGGGGCGTGCAACCTCTACCGGCTCGGCCCCTATCTCTACCGCGACGTCGGCCCCGAGCCGGAGACGGCTGCGACGCCCCGCGGCGGCACGCTCCACTACTACGATTCCATCCCGCTCTCGACGCTCTTCCGCGCCGAGGCGCTCAAGGACGTGCGCTGGGACGAGAGCTTCAAGATCGGCAAGGCGCACCTGGACTTCTTCCTCCAGCACAAGGTGCTGGGCAAGTGGCGCTTCGCCATCACGCCCTCGGTCGTGATCGGTCACTATCCCGCAACGGGGACGACCGTGCCCAAGGACCGCCGGCCCGACACCGGCTACATCCGCATGCGCCGGGGCTCGGACCGGCTGCGGCGCTCGCAGGACCACCTGAACCGGAAGTGGGGTGTGCGCGGCGCCTTCACGGGCTGCACCCACATCAGCACGGACAACCGCGGTTGGAAGCTGTTCAAGCATTACGCGCTGCGGCCCATCGTGCGCCTGAAGCCCGGTCTGTGA